A single window of Cataglyphis hispanica isolate Lineage 1 chromosome 2, ULB_Chis1_1.0, whole genome shotgun sequence DNA harbors:
- the LOC126857731 gene encoding 5'-3' exoribonuclease 2 homolog → MGVPAFFRWLSRKYPSVIVECIEQKVVTADGVCIPVNSADPNPNGVEFDNLYLDMNGIIHPCTHPEDKPAPKDEDEMMEAIFECIDRLFRIVRPRKLLYMAIDGVAPRAKMNQQRSRRFRASKETTEKINEIQRIRSDLANKGTPLPPEKPKEEHFDSNCITPGTPFMARLSACLHYYIHERLNNDPGWRNIKVILSDANVPGEGEHKIMDFIRRQRSQPDHDPNTQHVLCGADADLIMLGLATHEPNFTIIREEFKPNKPKPCDICGQLGHEMRECTGAEPNQGQEENAFGSECQYIFVRLNVLREYLEKELSMPNLPFKYDFERAIDDWVFMCFFVGNDFLPHLPSLEIREGAIDRLVSLYKKAVYKTGGFLTDSGDVNLDRVQLIMSDLGDVEDEIFKKRQQNELAFKQREKDKKRRHEIISNFKPKWIPAGQFAPTALGQTVKPIENARYEAYQMRVQGRNYNTNAADNTNANHALESMLRPENADNRGQKRKIEEVTAEDNDDDDQSHDEVRLWEDGFKDRYYESKFDVSPDNFAFRNNVALQYVRGLCWVLRYYYQGCASWRWYFPYHYAPFASDFINIGGLSTEFEKDTIPFRPLEQLMGVFPAASNKHVPAPWAKLMTDPKSPIIDFYPEDFKIDLNGKKFAWQGVALLPFVDEKRLFKALAPYYDSLTEAEKKRNIRGNDRLYIGIGNSNYNFIKGLYTNHVEFDKEIEISVDGMRGTVLLSEDCVSDGGTLPSPVRGLPVRNNKVYCIKFEDPKYSSNHIFLARKLKGAKEPLRVLKPQDFEAMNRNNGNQWKPQIGFTRSTQSASLGQAGHRMLEHHTNHNRLPMYANVPPPVNLYQQYHGYRSGDYQSRYGYNSANSSQNRGPWLTGFGPSNYTPPPFEYQQHRNHYNNHHQSQSTRNNYQSTQQQGYQSQGNYSSTRGSGGGGHRDRWRRSM, encoded by the exons ATGGGTGTACCGGCATTTTTTCGTTGGTTAAGTCGAAAGTATCCCTCCGTAATCGTCGAATGCATCGAGCAAAAG GTGGTAACTGCAGATGGAGTATGTATCCCTGTCAATTCTGCCGACCCAAATCCAAATGGAGTggaatttgataatttatatcttgataTGAATGGCATAATACATCCTTGTACACATCCAGAAGATAA GCCAGCACCCAAAGATGAGGATGAAATGATGGAGGCTATTTTTGAGTGCATTGACAGGTTGTTTCGTATTGTTAGACCAAGGAAATTGCTTTATATGGCAATTGATGGAGTT GCGCCCAGAGCTAAAATGAATCAACAAAGATCTCGACGATTTCGAGCCTCGAAAGAAACAAcagagaaaattaatgaaattcaaAGGATACGTTCCGATTTAGCCAATAAAGGAACGCCTTTGCCTCCTGAAAAACCGAAAGAAGAACATTTCGACAGTAACTGTATCACGCCg GGCACACCGTTTATGGCAAGATTATCAGCATGCTTGCATTACTATATTCATGAACGTTTAAATAATGACCCAGGTTggagaaatattaaagtgaTATTAAGTGATGCTAACGTTCCCGGCGAAGGAgaacataaaataatggatttcATACGGCGACaaagat cacAACCTGATCACGATCCCAACACGCAACATGTTTTATGCGGAGCAGATGCTGATTTAATTATGTTGGGTCTTGCTACGCATGAAcctaattttacaattattcgcGAAGAGTTTAAACCAAATAAGCCAAAACCATGCGATATATGTGGTCAGTTAGGACATGAAATGCGAGAGTGTACAGGAGCTGAACCGAATCAAGGACAGGAGGAAAATGCATTTGGATCTGAATGCCAGTACATATTTGTGCGATTAAATGTTCTCAGAGaatatttagagaaagaaTTATCTATGCCAAATCTaccatttaaatatgattttgaaCGAGCTATCGATGATTGGGTGTTCATGTGTTTCTTCGTAGGGAATGATTTTCTACCGCATCTCCCTTCTCTAGAAATTAGGGAAGGCGCAATTGACAGActtgtttctttatataaaaaagcagtTTATAAAACAGGa GGTTTTTTAACAGACAGTGGTGACGTTAATTTAGATCgtgtacaattaataatgtcaGATCTCGGTGATGTAGAAGATGAAATCTTTAAGAAAAGACAACAAAATGAACTAGCGTTTAAGCAACGTGAGAAGGACAAGAAGAGGAGACACGAAATTATTAGTAACTTTAAACCAAAATGGATTCCTGCAGGACAATTTGCACCGACT GCCCTTGGACAGACAGTGAAACCTATAGAAAATGCACGTTATGAAGCTTATCAAATGCGCGTGCAGGGTAGAAATTACAATACGAATGCTGCTGACAATACAAATGCTAATCATGCCTTAGAGAGTATGTTAAGACCCGAG aaTGCAGACAATAGAGGACAAAAACGTAAAATTGAAGAAGTAACAGCAGaggataatgatgatgatgaccaGTCGCATGATGAAGTACGACTGTGGGAGGATGGTTTCAAAGATCGATATTATGAATCTAAATTCGATGTCTCTCCTGATAATTTTGCCTTTAG AAATAACGTTGCTTTGCAATACGTACGTGGTTTGTGTTGGGTCTtacgatattattatcaagGTTGCGCGTCATGGAGATGGTACTTCCCGTACCACTATGCGCCGTTCGCAAGcgactttattaatatcggtGGTCTCTCTACAGAATTTGAGAAAGACACTATACCG TTTCGTCCATTAGAGCAATTAATGGGTGTATTTCCTGCTGCTAGTAATAAACATGTACCTGCACCATGGGCAAAATTAATGACTGATCCA aaatctcCAATTATTGACTTTTATCcagaagattttaaaattgactTAAATGGAAAGAAATTTGCATGGCAAGGTGTAGCTCTGCTTCCGTTTGTcgatgaaaaaagattattcaaaGCTTTAGCGCCATATTACGATAGTTTGACAGAAGCAGAAA aaaaaagaaacattcgcGGTAATGATAGACTGTATATTGGTATAGGAAacagcaattataattttataaaaggttTATATACGAATCATGTAGAATTTGATAAGGAAATTGAAATAAGTGTAGACGGTATGCGAGGCACTGTACTGTTATCGGAAGATTGCGTGAGTGACGGGGGCACATTACCTTCACCTGTGAGAGGTCTGCCAGTCAGGAATAATAAAGTGTATTG TATCAAATTCGAGGATCCCAAATACAGTAGCAATCACATTTTTCTCGCTCGCAAACTAAAAGGAGCTAAAGAACCACTGCGCGTCTTGAAACCGCAAGATTTTGAGGCTATGAATCGCAATAATGGAAATCAGTGGAAGCCACAAATCGGTTTTACTCGATCTACGCAATCCGCTTCGTTAGGACAGGCAGGACACAGAATGCTCGA acATCATACAAACCATAATAGACTGCCGATGTATGCCAATGTCCCTCCACCAGTGAATTTATATCAGCAATATCATG
- the LOC126857879 gene encoding cyclin-dependent kinases regulatory subunit-like, translating to MPVDQIQYSEKYSDDKYEYRHVILPNDLARHVPKTHLMTETEWRNLGVQQSPGWVHYMMHGPEPHVLLFRRLRTDLTSRCTSQREQTVVRCN from the exons ATGCCAGTAGATCAGATTCAgtattcagaaaaatatagcGATGATAAATATGAGTAtag gcATGTAATATTGCCAAATGATCTTGCCAGACATGTTCCAAAGACTCATCTTATGACAGAAACGGAATGGAGAAATTTAGGAGTCCAACAGAGTCCTGGATGGGTGCATTATATGATGCATGGACCAG aaccACATGTTCTATTATTTCGCAGACTGAGGACTGATCTAACGTCTCGATGTACTTCACAGAGAGAACAGACTGTTGTGCGTTGTAATTGA